In Camelus dromedarius isolate mCamDro1 chromosome 4, mCamDro1.pat, whole genome shotgun sequence, the following are encoded in one genomic region:
- the HJURP gene encoding Holliday junction recognition protein yields the protein MKSEVLGEDALLQKLKDSRRRFQRRMQQLMEKYNQPFEDAPVVQMSTLTYETPQGLRIWGGRLLKERSTGQMQGSPEETSSRKDQPVQVTAGGLEHPWSCTQVEDSKSSDVDTTLYQEDVIAGNLTPAVPWSPLKNELRKKYLTQVDALLQDEGRSGCAGSGEGKDSPVTLGPSLASPARPARRRCGDISEKSSAGPFQPISSPREGDASPLCPADLAVVPTSDSPPSHGTGASSFSSSQCFEADDICNATLSDLYAGMLHSMSRLLGARPSCVITTKTFIGRNWNSRRRYRCKSRANQTGCRGGGHARRSPQERHPPCSGPGKDVAVLRDCKNLLDVSGHKTGLKSGEAFLEVNRPQSQAFAPSWKELWRTPQKRSSLTYLDSNAVHHLDQENRFMTLKWLISPVKIASRPSVLWGEGGNRHREIEIRFDRLHREYCLSPRKQLCLTYPTGSSAVGAYTGGPGSTGGHRGLEAPRPGSPLLRAKAKRLSEAFENLGKSSVRAGRCLPERGSFPSLSKTDPALSPGRSEQTSGRVCQGNDLGRLRESGSLSRAISVPRVQPPGSTKGRYDVIKEKFDKLHQKYCQKSPQRMQAPSCTGASPEKASVRLRCQKEDFFGKLSSDAGFHGPPKLSPSHPWSIKSPLSSSTVRAPPSAAFALDASGDHRFPTKRRRLSDPQVCRQWAGPRGFSPAGRPTLSPWEEVGPLQPNWEEKKRKEQHIFQNGREK from the exons gatTGCGAATTTGGGGTGGAAGACTGTTAAAAGAAAGAAGCACAGGACAAATGCAG GGCTCCCCTGAGGAGACAAGCAGCAGGAAAGATCAGCCTGTGCAGGTCACAGCCGGAGGTCTCGAGCATCCTTGGTCCTGCACACAAGTTGAGG ATTCAAAAAGCAGTGATGTGGATACAACTTTATACCAGGAGGATGTGATCGCTGGGAACTTAACG CCTGCAGTGCCGTGGAGCCCTTTGAAAAACGAGTTAAGGAAGAAGTACTTGACGCAAGTGGATGCCCTGCTGCAGGACGAAGGGCGTTCAGGG TGCGCCGGTTCCGGAGAGGGAAAGGACTCGCCTGTGACCCTGGGCCCTTCGCTGGCCTCGCCCGCCAGGCCTGCCCGCC GACGCTGTGGTGACATCTCTGAAAAGAGCTCTGCTGGCCCATTTCAGCCAATTTCATCTCCCAGAGAGGGCGATGCTTCACCCCTGTGCCCAGCCGACCTGGCTGTGGTGCCGACAAGTGACAGCCCCCCCTCACACGGGACTGGCGCCAGCAGCTTCTCAAGTAGCCAGTGCTTTGAGGCCGACGACATCTGCAACGCAACGCTCAGCGACCTGTACGCGGGCATGCTGCACTCCATGAGCCGGCTGCTGGGCGCCAGGCCTTCCTGCGTCATCACCACCAAGACGTTCATCGGCCGGAACTGGAACTCGAGACGGAGATACAGGTGCAAGAGCAGGGCGAACCAGACGGGCTGCCGAGGAGGCGGCCACGCCCGGAGGAGCCCCCAGGAGAGACATCCACCCTGCTCCGGGCCCGGGAAGGACGTGGCAGTGTTAAGAGACTGCAAGAACTTACTCGATGTTTCTGGCCATAAGACAGGTTTGAAATCCGGAGAGGCTTTCCTAGAAGTAAACAGACCCCAAAGCCAGGCGTTCGCCCCAAGTTGGAAGGAGCTTTGGAGAACACCCCAGAAGCGTTCTTCACTGACTTACTTAGACTCCAATGCAGTGCATCATCTTGATCAGGAAAACAGATTTATGACATTGAAGTGGTTAATCTCTCCTGTGAAGATAGCTTCCAGGCCCAGCGTTCTGTGGGGCGAGGGGGGGAATCGGCACAGGGAGATTGAGATCAGATTTGACAGGCTTCACCGGGAATACTGCTTGAGTCCCAGGAAGCAGCTGTGTCTGACCTACCCCACTGGCTCCTCAGCTGTGGGTGCGTACACAGGGGGTCCAGGGAGCACCGGTGGCCACCGGGGCTTAGAAGCCCCCAGGCCAGGTAGCCCTCTCCTCAGAGCAAAAGCTAAGAGGCTAAGTGAGGCTTTTGAAAACCTGGGCAAAAGCTCTGTCAGAGCTGGTCGCTGCCTGCCAGAGAGgggctccttcccctccctttcgAAGACCGACCCCGCACTCAGCCCAGGCCGCTCGGAGCAGACCTCTGGCCGCGTTTGTCAAGGAAATGATCTGGGAAGATTGAGAGAGTCAGGATCACTCAGCAGAGCCATTTCAGTACCAAGGGTACAACCTCCAGGCTCTACAAAAGGTCGTTACgatgttattaaagaaaaatttgacaaGCTCCATCAGAAGTATTGCCAAAAATCGCCTCAGCGGATGCAGGCGCCTTCGTGTACCGGAGCATCTCCAGAGAAAGCAAGTGTGAGACTTCGGTGTCAAAAAGAAgacttctttggaaaattaaGTTCAGACGCTGGCTTCCATGGTCCCCCAAAGTTGTCACCATCACACCCGTGGAGCATAAAAAGTCCCCTGAGCTCAAGCACTGtcagggcccctccctctgcagccttTGCCCTCGATGCCAGTGGGGACCATCGGTTCCCCACAAAACGACGCCGACTGTCAGACCCTCAGGTTTGCAGACAATGGGCCGGACCTCGGGGTTTCTCCCCTGCGGGCAGGCCCACCCTGAGCCCCTGGGAAGAGGTTGGCCCTTTGCAGCCCAACTGGGAAGAGAAGAAG aggAAAGAACAACACATCTTtcagaatggaagagaaaaatga